The following are encoded together in the Bacillus sp. NP157 genome:
- a CDS encoding sigma-54 dependent transcriptional regulator, protein MARDKMRCVLIIDDNPAVGEALSLALSLRDIRPLVAFTPEEGLATLARERVDVVIQDMNFTADTTSGEEGADLFRAIRGRHTDLPVILLTAWTHLEAAVELVKAGAADYLAKPWDDTKLLATVENLLELSETTREVTRARNERRRRREALESKYDLDGLVFSSEAMSRTVELACQVARSDVPVLITGPNGAGKERIAAIVHANSPVRRGPFIAVNCGALPGELIEAELFGADAGAYTGANKAREGRFELADGGTLFLDEIGNLPLPGQMKLLRVLETGQFERLGSGRTRQAKVRVVSATNADLKAMIAAGTFREDLYYRLNVIDVNLPPLSERSDDILPLAEFFLDGKAELSEDAREALLAHAWPGNVRELKNAMARAALLAMGSRIEPSHLNLPMPTPASNRNLDEPTRESVEAALATAGGVISRAASSLGLSRQALYRRMERYGLAV, encoded by the coding sequence ATGGCTAGGGACAAGATGCGCTGCGTACTGATCATTGACGATAACCCCGCCGTCGGCGAGGCCCTTTCGCTTGCACTGAGCCTGCGGGATATCCGCCCGCTGGTGGCGTTCACGCCGGAAGAAGGCCTGGCCACGCTGGCCCGCGAGCGCGTGGACGTGGTCATCCAGGACATGAACTTCACCGCCGACACCACGTCGGGCGAGGAGGGGGCTGACCTGTTCCGCGCGATCCGCGGTCGCCACACCGACCTGCCAGTGATCCTGCTCACGGCATGGACCCATCTCGAAGCGGCGGTGGAACTGGTCAAGGCCGGCGCCGCCGACTATCTCGCCAAGCCGTGGGACGACACCAAGCTGCTGGCGACGGTCGAGAACCTGCTGGAGCTTTCCGAGACCACCCGCGAAGTGACCCGCGCGCGCAACGAGCGTCGCCGCCGCCGCGAGGCACTGGAAAGCAAATATGACCTCGACGGACTGGTGTTCTCGTCCGAGGCCATGAGCCGCACGGTGGAGCTCGCCTGCCAGGTCGCCCGCTCGGACGTGCCGGTGCTGATTACCGGGCCGAACGGCGCCGGCAAGGAGCGCATCGCGGCGATCGTCCATGCCAATTCGCCGGTGCGCCGTGGACCGTTCATCGCCGTGAACTGCGGTGCGTTGCCGGGTGAGCTGATCGAAGCGGAATTGTTCGGTGCCGACGCTGGCGCCTACACCGGTGCGAACAAGGCCCGTGAAGGCCGCTTCGAACTGGCCGATGGCGGCACGCTATTCCTCGACGAGATCGGCAACCTGCCGCTGCCGGGGCAGATGAAGCTGCTGCGCGTGCTCGAGACCGGGCAGTTCGAACGCCTCGGTTCCGGCCGGACGCGCCAGGCCAAGGTGCGCGTGGTCAGCGCGACCAACGCCGACCTGAAGGCGATGATCGCAGCAGGCACCTTCCGCGAAGACCTTTACTACCGTCTCAACGTCATCGACGTGAACCTGCCGCCGCTGTCCGAGCGTAGCGACGATATCCTGCCGCTGGCCGAGTTCTTCCTCGACGGCAAGGCGGAGCTCAGCGAAGACGCGCGCGAAGCACTTCTCGCCCATGCGTGGCCCGGCAACGTCCGCGAGTTGAAGAATGCGATGGCCCGTGCCGCGCTGCTCGCGATGGGCAGCCGGATCGAACCGTCGCACCTGAACCTGCCCATGCCCACGCCCGCCAGTAACCGCAACCTGGACGAACCCACGCGTGAATCGGTCGAGGCCGCCCTGGCGACCGCGGGTGGGGTGATCAGCCGTGCGGCAAGCAGCCTCGGCCTGTCGCGCCAGGCGCTGTACCGGCGGATGGAGCGTTACGGGCTGGCGGTCTGA
- a CDS encoding ABC transporter permease, which produces MNLQIKPILAALRRHKAGTILIALQIALTLAIVCNALFIVHQRIERVHRTTGMDETNLVILQNRYVGTPTSFIPQMKTDVEALRNLPGVESAYATNAYPLRRGGWSTGIQTEPDKTKDSLPSALYFVDEQALKTLGVKLLAGRNFNPSEVVVVGPQTTPAPPQVIITKAIADKLFPKGDALGKTIYYSKGKPSTIIGIVEKLTVPWIDFDHMDNVTLMPVRFDSGYQQFLVRTKPGQQDAVFKAAPTALYATNRMRVLPEKYGVRTFETVRATAYEADRGMAILMTVVCGVLLAITAAGIVGLSSFWVGQRRKQIGVRRALGARRSDILSYFMTENFLIALGGVIVGTVLAVGLSQWMFTHFEMQRLSFTYVLVGVVLLLALGQAAVFAPALRASKVSPVEATRSV; this is translated from the coding sequence ATGAACCTGCAGATCAAGCCTATCCTCGCCGCATTGCGCCGCCACAAGGCGGGCACCATCCTCATCGCGCTGCAGATCGCGCTGACTCTGGCCATCGTCTGCAATGCCCTGTTCATCGTGCACCAGCGCATCGAGCGCGTGCACCGCACCACGGGCATGGACGAGACCAACCTGGTCATCCTGCAGAACCGCTACGTGGGTACGCCCACGTCGTTCATCCCGCAGATGAAGACCGACGTCGAGGCGCTGCGTAACCTGCCGGGGGTCGAGTCGGCCTATGCCACCAACGCCTACCCGTTGCGCCGCGGCGGATGGTCCACCGGCATCCAGACCGAGCCGGACAAGACCAAGGACAGCCTGCCCAGCGCGCTGTACTTCGTCGACGAGCAGGCGCTGAAGACGCTCGGCGTGAAGCTCCTGGCCGGGCGTAACTTCAACCCGTCCGAAGTGGTGGTGGTGGGTCCGCAGACCACGCCGGCACCGCCGCAGGTGATCATCACCAAGGCCATCGCCGACAAGCTGTTCCCCAAGGGGGATGCGCTGGGCAAGACGATCTATTACTCGAAGGGCAAGCCCTCGACCATCATTGGCATCGTCGAAAAGCTGACCGTGCCCTGGATCGACTTCGACCACATGGATAACGTGACGCTGATGCCGGTGCGATTCGACAGTGGCTACCAGCAGTTCCTCGTCCGCACCAAGCCGGGCCAGCAGGATGCGGTGTTCAAGGCTGCGCCGACGGCCCTGTACGCCACCAACCGGATGCGCGTCCTGCCCGAGAAGTACGGTGTGCGCACCTTTGAGACCGTCCGTGCCACCGCCTATGAAGCCGACCGTGGGATGGCGATCCTGATGACCGTGGTCTGCGGCGTGCTGCTGGCCATCACCGCCGCGGGCATCGTCGGCCTGTCCAGCTTCTGGGTCGGCCAGCGCCGCAAGCAGATCGGCGTCCGCCGCGCACTGGGCGCACGCCGTTCCGACATCCTCAGCTATTTCATGACCGAAAACTTCCTGATCGCGTTGGGCGGCGTCATCGTCGGCACGGTCCTGGCGGTGGGCCTGAGCCAGTGGATGTTCACGCATTTCGAAATGCAGCGCTTGTCGTTCACCTACGTGCTGGTCGGCGTCGTCCTGCTCCTCGCGCTGGGCCAGGCGGCCGTCTTCGCGCCGGCGCTGCGTGCCTCGAAAGTGTCCCCCGTGGAAGCGACGCGCAGCGTCTGA
- a CDS encoding ABC transporter permease, with protein MFAYYLQLGLRSLRRNPMLTALMVMAIGFGVAASMTTYSVFRATSRDPIPQKSHVLYNTQLDAFGPENIEKGEPPPALSYTDATAILRAHKATRQAIIYPVSVSVIPDEPSRLPMREGAYAAGADMFPMFDVPFIQGQGWTRDDDEKHASVVVINKELNEKIFNGGQSVGKQVNLDGRLFRVVGVIDNWAPQPVFFDVPNTGGFDEGAAVFIPFTRAIDIQLSTAGNNNCVKEPAPGWDGYLHSECIWLALWSEMGSQSEVDAYRNYLNGYAAEQQRAGRWNWAPNVKVRNVVDWLDVQKVVPPESQVSLIVSLGFLVICLVNTVGLLLAKFLRRAPEIGVRRALGASRSHIYAQFLIEAGAVGVAGGLLGLVLTGLGILGTKLVFPENISRLATVDPVLILLTLATSIAASVIAAFYPTWRAAQVQPAWQLKSN; from the coding sequence ATGTTCGCCTACTACCTCCAGCTCGGCCTGCGTAGCCTGCGCCGCAACCCGATGCTCACCGCACTGATGGTGATGGCCATCGGCTTCGGCGTGGCCGCGTCGATGACGACGTACTCAGTCTTCCGGGCGACGTCGCGCGATCCGATCCCGCAGAAGTCGCACGTGCTGTACAACACGCAGCTCGATGCGTTCGGGCCGGAAAACATCGAGAAGGGCGAGCCACCGCCGGCGCTGAGCTACACCGATGCCACGGCGATCCTGCGCGCACACAAGGCGACCCGCCAGGCGATCATCTATCCGGTGAGCGTGTCGGTGATCCCGGACGAGCCGTCGCGGCTGCCGATGCGTGAAGGGGCATATGCCGCCGGCGCGGACATGTTCCCGATGTTCGACGTGCCCTTCATCCAGGGCCAGGGCTGGACCCGCGACGACGACGAGAAACACGCCAGCGTGGTGGTCATCAACAAGGAACTGAACGAAAAGATCTTCAACGGCGGCCAGAGCGTCGGCAAGCAGGTCAATCTCGATGGCCGGCTGTTCCGCGTGGTCGGCGTGATCGACAACTGGGCGCCGCAGCCGGTGTTCTTCGACGTCCCGAACACGGGCGGTTTCGACGAAGGCGCGGCGGTGTTCATCCCGTTCACCCGCGCCATCGACATCCAGCTGTCCACCGCCGGCAACAACAACTGCGTGAAGGAGCCCGCGCCGGGCTGGGACGGTTACCTGCATTCGGAGTGCATCTGGCTGGCCCTGTGGAGCGAGATGGGCTCGCAGTCGGAAGTCGACGCCTACCGCAACTACCTCAATGGATACGCCGCCGAACAGCAGCGTGCCGGCCGCTGGAACTGGGCGCCGAACGTGAAGGTGCGCAACGTCGTGGACTGGCTCGACGTGCAGAAGGTCGTGCCGCCGGAATCGCAGGTTTCGCTGATCGTCTCGTTGGGCTTCCTGGTCATCTGCCTGGTCAACACCGTGGGCCTGCTGCTGGCGAAATTCCTGCGCCGCGCCCCGGAGATCGGCGTACGCCGTGCGCTGGGTGCATCGCGCAGCCACATCTACGCACAGTTCCTGATCGAGGCGGGCGCGGTCGGCGTGGCGGGTGGCCTGCTCGGCCTGGTCCTGACCGGGCTGGGCATCCTCGGCACGAAGCTGGTTTTTCCCGAAAATATCTCCCGGCTTGCCACCGTCGACCCCGTACTGATCCTGCTCACCCTGGCGACGTCGATCGCCGCCTCGGTGATCGCGGCGTTCTATCCCACGTGGCGCGCCGCACAGGTGCAGCCGGCGTGGCAGCTGAAGTCCAATTGA
- a CDS encoding ABC transporter permease yields the protein MLEIRPILSTLRRHKVTAMLLVLEIALTCAIVCNAVFLVRERLDWIHISSGIDEANIVQVRPVNVDGDASGTHARAQATAAALRELPGVASVSLVNQVPLGNESWNSGIKLDREIAKPAMHVTTYYGEHLIDTLGLQLVAGRDFTDSEYAWFDDVVIVTEFMAQRLFKGNALGKTIWYGDEPLRIIGVVRNVVRPSTDDRDVVYGSVIMPIRMVESMGASYVLRTKPGQAASVVNAAAATLRGLDPNRVIMQKRTFAEIRKAYFASDRAMANLLVGVCLALLIVTALGIVGLGSFWVSQRRRQIGVRRALGATRRDVLRYFQTENFLLATMGIALGMVLAYAINIVLMVHYELPRLPFAYLPLGAVILWLLGQAAVFAPAYRASNVPPVEATRGN from the coding sequence ATGCTGGAAATCCGCCCCATACTCTCGACCCTTCGCCGGCACAAGGTGACCGCGATGCTGCTCGTGCTGGAAATCGCCCTGACCTGCGCCATCGTGTGCAATGCGGTGTTCCTGGTGCGCGAGCGACTCGACTGGATCCATATCAGCAGCGGCATCGACGAAGCGAACATCGTGCAGGTCCGGCCGGTCAACGTCGACGGCGATGCGTCCGGCACCCACGCCCGTGCGCAAGCGACCGCCGCGGCGCTGCGCGAGCTGCCCGGCGTGGCCTCGGTGTCGCTGGTCAACCAGGTGCCGCTGGGCAACGAGTCCTGGAACTCCGGGATCAAGCTCGATCGCGAGATTGCCAAGCCGGCGATGCACGTCACCACCTATTACGGCGAACACCTGATCGACACGCTCGGCCTGCAGCTCGTCGCCGGCCGCGATTTCACGGACAGCGAGTACGCCTGGTTCGACGACGTGGTGATCGTCACCGAGTTCATGGCGCAGCGGCTGTTCAAGGGCAACGCCCTGGGCAAGACGATCTGGTACGGCGACGAGCCGCTGCGGATCATCGGCGTGGTGCGTAACGTCGTGCGCCCGAGCACGGACGATCGGGACGTGGTCTACGGCAGCGTCATCATGCCGATCCGCATGGTCGAATCGATGGGCGCAAGCTATGTGTTGCGCACGAAGCCGGGGCAGGCCGCCTCGGTGGTGAACGCGGCCGCGGCGACCCTGCGTGGGCTTGATCCCAACCGGGTCATCATGCAGAAGCGCACCTTCGCCGAGATTCGCAAGGCCTACTTCGCCAGCGACCGCGCCATGGCCAACCTCCTCGTTGGCGTGTGCCTGGCGCTGCTGATCGTCACCGCCCTGGGCATCGTCGGCCTCGGTAGCTTCTGGGTCTCGCAACGCCGCCGCCAGATCGGCGTGCGGCGTGCGCTTGGCGCGACGCGGCGCGACGTGCTGCGCTATTTCCAGACCGAGAACTTCCTGCTCGCCACCATGGGCATCGCCCTGGGCATGGTGCTGGCCTACGCCATCAACATCGTGCTGATGGTTCACTACGAATTGCCACGGTTGCCCTTCGCCTACCTGCCGCTGGGCGCGGTGATCCTCTGGCTGCTCGGCCAGGCGGCGGTGTTCGCGCCGGCCTACAGGGCGTCGAACGTACCGCCCGTGGAGGCCACGCGTGGCAACTGA
- a CDS encoding ABC transporter permease, producing the protein MFGYYLELALRSLKRGKALTALMVLAVAMGIGACMTTLTVLHVVSGDPLPSKSHQLFYPQLEPRDEDNQIYASGEPPEQVSWVDGMNLMRAHRADRQVLMTGGMSPVQPIDGSLDPFFAHARMTTADFFPMFDVPFHFGRGWSAADDEDRARVVVLSHDMNDRLFHGEDSTGRTVRFNGKELRVVGVLEPWRPHPHFYDLNTGSYADTEEVFLPLSTGRAIHVQRAGSRDCWGQGKAVEDQLEAANCTWLQLWVQINDPAKVADYKAFLTHYSDEQRAAGRFKLPTNVRLRNVVEWLEFQRVVPSDVRLQVWLALGFFVVCLVNTVGLMLAKFMRRSGEVGVRRALGASRRAVFAQLLTEAGIVGLAGGLLGMLFALGGLWLVRQQPDQYASLAHLDLTMLATTFAMAIVATVFAGLLPAWRACQVTPALQLKSS; encoded by the coding sequence ATGTTTGGTTATTACCTTGAGTTGGCCTTGCGCAGCCTGAAGCGCGGCAAGGCCCTCACGGCACTGATGGTGCTGGCGGTGGCGATGGGCATTGGCGCGTGCATGACGACCCTGACCGTCCTGCACGTGGTCTCGGGTGATCCCTTGCCGTCGAAGAGCCACCAGCTGTTCTACCCGCAGCTGGAGCCGCGCGACGAAGACAATCAGATATACGCATCGGGCGAGCCGCCCGAGCAGGTGTCCTGGGTCGATGGCATGAACCTGATGCGTGCACACCGGGCCGATCGCCAGGTGCTCATGACCGGTGGCATGTCGCCAGTGCAGCCCATCGACGGTTCGCTGGATCCGTTCTTCGCACACGCCCGGATGACCACGGCCGACTTCTTCCCAATGTTCGACGTGCCGTTCCATTTTGGCCGTGGCTGGTCGGCAGCCGACGACGAGGATCGTGCGCGCGTGGTGGTGCTCAGCCACGACATGAATGACCGGCTGTTCCACGGCGAAGACAGCACGGGGCGCACGGTCCGCTTCAATGGCAAGGAGCTGCGCGTGGTCGGCGTGCTGGAGCCGTGGCGTCCCCATCCGCACTTCTACGACCTCAATACGGGCAGCTACGCCGATACCGAAGAGGTTTTCCTGCCACTTTCGACCGGGCGTGCCATCCACGTGCAGCGCGCCGGTTCGCGTGATTGCTGGGGGCAGGGCAAGGCCGTGGAAGACCAGCTGGAAGCCGCGAACTGCACGTGGCTGCAGCTATGGGTGCAGATCAACGACCCGGCGAAGGTCGCCGACTACAAGGCATTCCTAACGCACTATTCGGACGAACAGCGCGCGGCGGGCCGGTTCAAGCTGCCGACAAACGTGCGCCTGCGCAATGTCGTGGAGTGGCTGGAATTCCAGCGCGTGGTGCCCAGCGACGTGCGTCTGCAGGTATGGCTGGCGCTCGGCTTCTTCGTGGTCTGCCTGGTCAATACCGTGGGGCTGATGCTGGCCAAGTTCATGCGTCGCTCGGGCGAGGTCGGCGTGCGCCGCGCGCTCGGTGCTTCGCGCCGCGCGGTTTTTGCCCAGTTGCTGACCGAGGCCGGCATCGTCGGCCTCGCGGGCGGCTTGCTGGGCATGTTGTTCGCACTGGGCGGCCTGTGGCTGGTACGGCAGCAACCCGATCAGTACGCATCGCTTGCGCACCTGGACCTGACGATGCTGGCGACGACCTTCGCGATGGCGATCGTTGCCACGGTCTTCGCCGGGCTACTTCCGGCGTGGCGCGCGTGCCAGGTCACTCCCGCCCTCCAATTGAAGAGCTCGTGA
- a CDS encoding NfeD family protein, with product MEALSMHYIWWIVALLLIGGEVIMPGYFMLWIGIAAAGMGIVMLVFPDMGALAQAVLFAVFTFVSCFVYWKMVRPRIARVPSGNERLNRRGEQLIGETFTVCDAIVHGRGKVRVGDSVWLVTGPDLPAGATVRVLGVDGTTLRVEAVAVG from the coding sequence ATGGAAGCCCTGTCCATGCATTACATCTGGTGGATCGTCGCCCTGCTGCTGATCGGCGGCGAGGTGATCATGCCCGGCTACTTCATGCTGTGGATCGGCATCGCCGCCGCCGGGATGGGCATCGTGATGCTGGTGTTCCCGGACATGGGTGCGCTGGCCCAGGCCGTGCTGTTCGCGGTGTTCACCTTCGTCTCGTGCTTCGTCTACTGGAAGATGGTGCGGCCGCGCATCGCACGGGTGCCCTCCGGCAACGAGCGCCTCAACCGGCGCGGCGAACAGTTGATCGGCGAGACGTTCACCGTCTGCGACGCGATCGTCCACGGCCGTGGCAAAGTCCGCGTGGGCGACAGCGTCTGGCTGGTGACCGGCCCGGACCTGCCGGCCGGGGCGACGGTGCGCGTGCTCGGCGTCGACGGCACCACGTTGCGCGTGGAGGCGGTGGCCGTTGGCTGA
- a CDS encoding SPFH/Band 7/PHB domain protein — protein sequence MGSIVALFVVVVAVVVLAKLIRIVPQGYEWTVEMFGKYTGTLTPGLHFLIPFVYNIGRKINMMEQVLDVPSQDVITKDNAVVRVDGVVFYQVLDAAKAAYEVANLEAAALALIMTNIRTVLGSMDLDESLSQRDAINAKLLGVIDDATHPWGVKVTRIEIKDISPPRDLVDAMARQMKAEREKRANILDAEGFRQAAILKADGEKQSAILEAEGKKEAAFREAEARERLAEAEAKATTMVSNAIAGGDVNALNYFIATKYVDSLKEMAKSPNQKTLLLPMESVGILGSLAGIAELAKDSLTSQRANVQQPAPQPPRTPPQVR from the coding sequence ATGGGAAGCATCGTTGCGTTGTTTGTCGTCGTGGTCGCGGTCGTCGTGCTGGCCAAGCTGATCCGCATCGTGCCGCAGGGCTACGAGTGGACGGTGGAGATGTTCGGCAAGTACACCGGCACGCTCACCCCGGGCCTGCACTTCCTGATCCCGTTCGTCTACAACATCGGCCGCAAGATCAACATGATGGAGCAGGTGCTCGACGTCCCCTCGCAGGACGTGATCACCAAGGACAACGCCGTGGTCCGGGTGGACGGCGTGGTGTTCTACCAGGTGCTGGATGCCGCCAAGGCGGCCTACGAAGTGGCCAACCTCGAAGCGGCCGCGCTCGCCCTGATCATGACCAACATCCGCACGGTGCTGGGTTCGATGGACCTGGACGAGAGCCTCAGCCAGCGCGACGCGATCAACGCCAAGCTGCTCGGCGTGATCGACGACGCGACCCACCCGTGGGGCGTCAAGGTCACCCGCATCGAGATCAAGGACATTTCACCGCCGCGCGATCTTGTCGATGCCATGGCGCGCCAGATGAAGGCCGAGCGCGAGAAGCGCGCGAACATCCTCGACGCCGAGGGTTTCCGCCAGGCGGCGATCCTCAAGGCGGACGGCGAGAAGCAGTCCGCGATCCTCGAAGCCGAAGGCAAGAAGGAAGCTGCGTTCCGTGAAGCGGAGGCCCGCGAGCGCCTCGCCGAGGCCGAAGCGAAGGCCACCACCATGGTCTCGAACGCCATCGCTGGCGGCGACGTCAACGCGCTGAATTACTTCATCGCCACGAAATACGTCGATTCGCTAAAGGAAATGGCCAAGAGCCCGAACCAGAAGACCCTGTTGCTGCCGATGGAATCGGTGGGCATCCTCGGTTCGCTGGCGGGCATCGCCGAGCTGGCGAAGGATTCCCTGACCAGCCAGCGCGCCAACGTGCAGCAGCCGGCGCCGCAACCGCCGCGCACGCCGCCGCAGGTTCGCTGA
- a CDS encoding ABC transporter permease — protein sequence MATEPGYHLEMAVRSLRRNPVLTALMVLAVALGIGACMTTLTALHVLSGDPLPGRSDHLYTPRIEARSAGGGETVLPFLLTWTDGMALLHAGRATHQAVMVGGAATIHPADPSTDAFLTSAQYTSADFFPMFEVPMQFGQAWAGAEDESHARVAVISDALNMRLFAGENSVGRSIQVNDASFRIVGVMLPWRPVPHFYNLDTGDFAKAEDVLVPLTSARDAHLPRNGGIECWAGGSGDEENMETAPCVWLTVWVQLDDAAAVKAYQAFLDGYSREQHAAGRFDQLQPAALSSVKALLAERQVVPSDVRLQFWLASAFFVVCLVNTVGLMLAKFMRRAGELGVRRALGASRGDIFAQLLAEAAMIGLAGGLLGLGFAWLGLMLVRINPDRSAQLAHLDPTMLATTFVLSVVAATLAGLFPAWRVCQVPPGLHLKVQ from the coding sequence GTGGCAACTGAACCGGGTTACCACCTTGAGATGGCCGTGCGCAGCCTGCGTCGCAACCCGGTCCTGACCGCGCTGATGGTCCTCGCCGTCGCACTGGGCATCGGTGCGTGCATGACGACGCTCACCGCACTGCACGTGTTGAGCGGCGATCCGCTGCCCGGGCGCAGCGACCACCTCTACACGCCACGGATCGAAGCCCGCTCGGCCGGGGGCGGCGAGACGGTGCTGCCGTTCCTGCTGACCTGGACCGATGGCATGGCGCTGCTCCACGCCGGCCGTGCGACCCACCAGGCGGTCATGGTCGGCGGCGCGGCGACGATCCATCCGGCCGATCCGTCGACCGATGCGTTCCTTACGTCGGCGCAATACACCAGCGCCGATTTCTTTCCCATGTTCGAGGTGCCGATGCAGTTCGGCCAGGCCTGGGCCGGCGCCGAGGACGAAAGCCATGCGCGCGTCGCGGTGATCAGCGATGCGCTCAACATGCGTCTGTTTGCCGGCGAAAACAGCGTCGGTCGTTCGATCCAGGTCAACGATGCGTCCTTCCGCATCGTCGGCGTGATGCTGCCGTGGCGGCCCGTGCCGCACTTCTACAACCTGGACACCGGCGATTTCGCCAAGGCGGAAGACGTCCTGGTGCCGCTGACGTCGGCGCGCGACGCCCACCTGCCGCGCAACGGCGGCATCGAGTGCTGGGCCGGTGGAAGTGGTGACGAAGAAAACATGGAAACGGCGCCGTGCGTCTGGCTGACAGTCTGGGTCCAGCTGGACGATGCCGCCGCCGTGAAGGCCTACCAGGCCTTCCTCGACGGCTACTCGCGCGAGCAGCACGCCGCGGGGCGCTTCGACCAGCTGCAGCCGGCCGCGCTGTCGAGCGTCAAGGCGCTGTTGGCCGAACGCCAGGTGGTTCCCAGCGACGTCCGCCTGCAGTTCTGGCTGGCGTCCGCGTTTTTCGTGGTCTGCCTGGTCAACACGGTGGGGCTGATGCTGGCCAAGTTCATGCGCCGTGCCGGTGAACTCGGTGTCCGGCGCGCGCTGGGTGCGTCGCGCGGCGACATCTTTGCGCAGCTGCTGGCGGAAGCCGCCATGATCGGCCTCGCCGGTGGGCTGCTCGGCCTCGGCTTCGCATGGCTCGGGCTGATGCTGGTCCGGATCAATCCCGATCGCAGCGCCCAGCTGGCGCACCTGGACCCGACCATGCTGGCGACGACCTTCGTCCTTTCGGTGGTGGCGGCGACGCTTGCGGGGTTGTTCCCTGCATGGCGCGTTTGTCAGGTACCGCCCGGCCTCCACCTGAAGGTCCAGTGA
- a CDS encoding ABC transporter permease, producing the protein MRLDIAPILAALRKHRVTSTLLVLQIALTCAIVCNAVFLVSERARWIGTPSGIDEDRIASIELSAPGKGVDIHARTEADLATLRAVPGVEAASVINSLPFGGRSWSSGVRLSLDEKVSTASVAMYYGESVGELFGARLQAGRWFRPDEYRWIDDVSLKRVPSAPVVVVTAPFATRLFPRGDALGKTIYIGETAYRIVGIVHWLAHAASGRGQVGEAVLAPWRMVPTYGAGFAIRTAPGQAGAVLQAAAAALRKSDPRRVVTDTQTFAEIRSNFFASDRSLTAMLVGACVVLLAITALGIVGLASFWVAQRRRQIGVRRALGATRGDVLRYFQTENFLLASMGIVLGMLLAYAMNIVLMVHYEIPRLPWGYLPAGAVTLWLVGQLAVLAPALRAASVPPVEATRG; encoded by the coding sequence ATGCGCCTCGACATAGCTCCGATCCTCGCGGCGCTGCGCAAGCACCGGGTGACCTCGACCCTGCTGGTGCTGCAGATCGCGCTGACCTGCGCGATCGTCTGCAACGCGGTGTTCCTCGTGTCGGAACGGGCACGCTGGATTGGCACGCCCAGCGGCATCGACGAAGACCGGATCGCGTCCATCGAACTTTCGGCCCCCGGCAAGGGCGTGGACATCCACGCGCGTACCGAGGCGGATCTCGCGACGCTGCGCGCGGTTCCCGGCGTCGAAGCGGCGTCGGTGATCAACTCCTTGCCCTTCGGTGGGCGTTCGTGGAGCAGCGGGGTGCGCCTCAGCCTCGACGAGAAAGTATCCACGGCCAGTGTCGCGATGTACTACGGCGAGTCGGTGGGCGAACTGTTCGGCGCGCGGTTGCAAGCCGGACGCTGGTTCCGCCCCGACGAGTACCGCTGGATCGACGACGTGTCGTTGAAGCGCGTGCCGAGCGCCCCGGTCGTGGTGGTCACCGCACCGTTCGCGACACGCCTTTTCCCTCGGGGTGACGCGCTGGGCAAGACGATCTACATCGGCGAAACCGCGTATCGCATCGTCGGCATCGTGCACTGGCTTGCGCATGCCGCGTCGGGTCGTGGCCAGGTGGGAGAGGCCGTGCTGGCGCCATGGCGGATGGTGCCAACCTATGGTGCGGGCTTCGCGATCCGCACCGCGCCGGGCCAGGCCGGCGCCGTGCTGCAAGCCGCCGCGGCCGCGCTGAGGAAATCGGATCCACGCCGTGTGGTAACCGACACGCAGACCTTCGCCGAGATCCGCTCCAACTTTTTCGCCAGCGATCGCTCGCTGACGGCGATGCTGGTCGGCGCCTGCGTGGTGCTGCTGGCGATCACCGCGCTGGGCATCGTTGGCCTGGCCAGCTTCTGGGTCGCGCAGCGGCGGCGCCAGATCGGCGTGCGCCGCGCCCTCGGCGCCACCCGCGGCGACGTGCTGCGCTATTTCCAGACCGAGAACTTCCTGCTCGCCAGCATGGGTATCGTCCTGGGCATGCTGCTCGCCTATGCGATGAACATCGTGCTGATGGTGCACTACGAGATTCCACGCCTGCCCTGGGGCTACCTGCCCGCCGGGGCAGTGACGCTGTGGCTGGTCGGCCAGCTGGCCGTGCTGGCCCCGGCCCTGCGGGCGGCATCGGTTCCCCCCGTGGAGGCCACCCGTGGCTAG